The following coding sequences are from one Pocillopora verrucosa isolate sample1 chromosome 5, ASM3666991v2, whole genome shotgun sequence window:
- the LOC131773401 gene encoding uncharacterized protein gives MATSSDSVELEFWHKNITKIPKVTNSFVEDFAEKNLPIKATVTRGYKFFHEEYIHDIEVKLCKEEDSGVVARAKCFRSMKKNEDPHKLSVVFESSSIEASINKYMCSCAAGQGLCHHVLGLLYTLAHFQLLGLKSVPPMVSKTSKAQRWHIPSRKEGIKARPVTDLIIQKSKPKDKLHEPKKKRKVCGVASTIYKPFQQSLSSLDLTSVLSPQFENLNNQPGFMRIWEDEQSEPPILVDSAFGKVPKGCVISYQQPLKVKSNINIQLPAFNFPSLSYPDTVLNEKQDLFFSSLAISGQQSIDFEMETREQSTTTAWHELRKFRLTASNFKDICSRRKDHEILSTRLLKGKVIQTAAMKYGIQNEGVAADMYKTQFGRDTHLVGFLINPCLPHLGCSPDRRVFDDTEQHPWGLIEIKCSPASHLDNLQYLKFNERNGSYSLKKTHKYYYQVMGCLGLTGSQWCDFFVYCKDEFHCERVYFDELLFSEMLDKLNLFFLIIT, from the exons atggcgactAGTAGCGATAGCGTTGAACTCgaattttggcacaaaaatataacaaaaatacCCAAAGTTACAAACTCTTTTGTTGAGGATTTTGCTGAGAAGAACCTACCGATCAAAGCCACTGTAACAAGAGGATATAAATTCTTTCACGAAGAATATATTCACGATATTGAAG TAAAACTTTGCAAGGAAGAGGATTCAGGAGTAGTGGCTCGGGCTAAATGCTTCAGAAGTATGAAAAAGAACGAAGATCCTCACAAGTTGTCTGTTGTGTTCGAGAGCTCCTCTATTGAGGCTAGCATCAACAAGTATATGTGTAGTTGTGCTGCTGGACAAGGTCTTTGCCATCATGTTCTTGGATTGCTCTATACTCTTGCCCATTTCCAGCTATTAGGCTTAAAAAGTGTCCCGCCAATGGTTTCTAAAACATCAAAGGCACAg agaTGGCATATCCCCAGTCGTAAAGAGGGCATTAAAGCAAGGCCAGTGACAGATTTGATTATACAAAAGTCAAAGCCAAAAGATAAATTGCATGAAcctaaaaagaagagaaaggtgtGTGGTGTGGCAAGCACGATCTACAAACCCTTCCAGCAATCATTAAGTAGCCTTGACTTGACTAGTGTGCTGTCGCCACAGTTTGAAAATCTCAACAATCAACCTGGATTTATGAGAATATGGGAAGATGAACAAAGTGAGCCTCCAATTTTAGTAGACTCGGCCTTTGGAAAGGTGCCAAAAGGCTGTGTCATAAGCTATCAACAGCCATTGAAAGTTAAGAGCAATATTAACATACAGCTACCTGCATTCAACTTTCCATCTTTAAGCTATCCAGATACAGTGCTCAATGAAAAACAAGACCTTTTCTTCAGCTCCCTTGCAATATCAGGTCAACAGTctattgactttgaaatggagACAAGGGAACAGTCAACTACAACAGCATGGCATGAACTAAGGAAGTTTAGGCTTACAGCTTCAAATTTCAAAGATATATGCTCAAGAAGAAAAGACCATGAAATCCTTTCTACGCGTTTACTAAAGGGAAAAGTAATCCAAACTGCAGCCATGAAATATGGGATACAAAATGAGGGGGTAGCTGCTGATATGTACAAAACACAGTTTGGCAGAGACACTCACCTAGTAGGTTTTCTTATAAACCCATGTCTCCCACACCTAGGCTGTAGCCCAGACAGAAGAGTGTTTGACGACACTGAACAACATCCATGGGGCCTGATAGAAATAAAGTGCTCTCCAGCAAGTCATCTGGATAACCTTCAGTATTTAAAGTTTAATGAACGAAATGGGTCATATTCATTGAAGAAGACACACAAGTATTATTATCAAGTTATGGGATGCCTTGGTTTAACAGGAAGTCAGTGGTGCGATTTCTTTGTTTACTGCAAGGACGAATTTCACTGTGAACGAGTATATTTTGATGAACTTCTCTTTTCTGAAATGCTGGacaaactgaatttattttttttgattatCACCTGA
- the LOC136280848 gene encoding uncharacterized protein: MLFGMKTRSRVVLDTLNTRAIMRNKDHCCVPKCNNNRSKVQSNITFHQFPKDKDLRRQWIIKIKRDVGRSFKITNSTRVCSDHFKPTDIKKTLTGKSVLVNGAVPSVFEWTTLSKKRKSPTKRECTTRTNTTEIDVVDNIQPISSTVEIGPIEDSSVDENVIDTSSHMEDSTVTTDTTIITPTVNLHDYLFTEPEKPVEELLEAAQARIEQLEQLLSKQSFYRQLKGMSDKRVRFHTGFSSFAIFVSTFNALRPTAESMFSWSQVQRARAKSGKDISNMRDTLKTCKLSLFDQFYICITKLRLGTFNEKLASEFDISISTIQCKLSN, translated from the exons ATGCTTTTTGGCATGAAAACGAGGTCACGCGTGGTTCTTGACACACTGAACACTCGAGCGATCATGCGGAACAAAGATCACTGTTGTGTTCCTAAGTGCAATAACAATAGATCAAAAGTGCAGTCTAATATAACCTTTCATCAATTCCCGAAAGACAAAGACTTAAGAAGACAGTGGATTATAAAAATTAAGCGTGATGTCGGCCGGTCCTTCAAG ATAACCAACAGTACAAGAGTTTGCTCTGATCATTTTAAACCcacagatataaaaaaaacgCTAACAGGAAAAAGTGTACTCGTTAATGGTGCTGTACCATCCGTTTTTGAATGGACAACTTtatcaaagaaacgaaagtcaccaacgaaacgCGAATGCACAACACGTACTAACACAACCGAGATTGATGTCGTGGATAATATACAGCCAATCTCCTCTAcag TCGAAATTGGGCCCATCGAAGATTCAAGCGTAGACGAAAATGTCATCGATACTAGCAGCCACATGGAGGACTCCACCGTAACTACTGACACCACAATCATAACACCTACTGTCAACCTAcatgattatttatttactgaacCCGAAAAGCCTGTAGAAGAGCTACTTGAGGCAGCGCAAGCTCGTATCGAACAATTAGAACAGCTGCTTTCAAAACAATCTTTTTACAGACAACTGAAAGGGATGTCAGACAAACGCGTTAGATTCCATACTGGCTTTTCGtcatttgctatttttgtgAGTACCTTCAATGCCCTTAGACCCACAGCTGAAAGTATGTTTTCATGGTCCCAAGTACAGAGAGCACGAGCAAAAAGTGGGAAAGATATAAGTAACATGAGAGACACTCTCAAGACATGCAAACTTAGCTTATTTGATCAGTTTTATATATGCATTACTAAGCTGAGGCTGGGTACTTTTAATGAGAAACTAGCCAGTGAAtttgatatttctatttcaaCT attCAATGCAAGCTTTCAAACTag